In Zobellia roscoffensis, the following are encoded in one genomic region:
- a CDS encoding Spy/CpxP family protein refolding chaperone, with protein sequence MKKILVALVCMVGLTAMAQKEKGHGRDQMKDLTAEQMATLQTKKMTLALDLTSGQQQKIKAIHLEEAKERKAKHEERKAQREEGERKKPTSEERYAMQNARLDKMIAFKADMKDILSAEQYEKWEKMHKRRGKKHSKENKGERKARK encoded by the coding sequence ATGAAAAAGATACTTGTAGCATTAGTATGTATGGTTGGGCTTACCGCAATGGCCCAGAAGGAAAAAGGACATGGTAGAGATCAAATGAAAGATTTGACCGCAGAACAAATGGCCACACTTCAAACCAAAAAAATGACCTTGGCCTTAGACTTAACGTCTGGTCAACAACAGAAAATAAAGGCCATTCATTTGGAAGAAGCAAAAGAGCGTAAAGCCAAACACGAAGAACGCAAAGCACAGAGAGAAGAAGGCGAACGTAAAAAACCGACTTCCGAAGAAAGATATGCCATGCAAAATGCAAGATTGGACAAAATGATTGCTTTTAAAGCCGATATGAAAGATATCCTTTCTGCTGAGCAATATGAGAAATGGGAGAAAATGCACAAACGCAGAGGGAAAAAGCACTCCAAAGAGAATAAGGGAGAGCGTAAAGCGAGGAAATAA
- a CDS encoding DUF1059 domain-containing protein has translation MKTMTCKQLGGACDTKFSANTFEEIAELSKKHGAEMFQKKDSAHLEAMNEMRNLMQSPEGMQAWFENKRKEFASLPENL, from the coding sequence ATGAAAACAATGACCTGCAAGCAATTAGGGGGAGCCTGTGACACAAAATTCTCTGCTAATACCTTTGAAGAAATAGCTGAATTGAGCAAAAAACATGGAGCGGAAATGTTTCAAAAGAAAGACTCCGCCCATTTAGAAGCGATGAATGAAATGCGCAACCTTATGCAATCGCCCGAAGGCATGCAAGCATGGTTTGAAAACAAACGAAAAGAATTTGCTTCACTGCCCGAAAACTTGTGA
- a CDS encoding glucosaminidase domain-containing protein, whose amino-acid sequence MIRRLIIASLLSIFFIGCKAKRTVSTRKEAPPKRTEAVVVKKETKITDDGLYPMPEDTGKFIRFTINSPEEYIETFSEVAQMEMKAYGIPASITLAQGLLESGLGKGALALKTNNHFGIKCHTGWEGDYDFHDDDEKGECFRKYNHPMYSYRDHSIFLRNRSRYAFLFDYRNDDYKKWAKGLRQAGYATDKHYPQKLISLIERYKLYAFDTEIAKQGYGQRKEAPVVATRTKSQVHVVQKGDTLYSISRSYSVSVDDLKRWNYMYDNNLAIGQELTVKTQNFNK is encoded by the coding sequence ATGATACGTAGACTGATAATAGCATCGCTTCTAAGTATATTTTTTATAGGATGTAAGGCCAAACGAACGGTTTCTACCCGAAAAGAAGCTCCTCCTAAGAGAACTGAGGCTGTAGTCGTAAAGAAAGAAACGAAGATTACTGACGATGGACTTTATCCTATGCCCGAAGATACCGGTAAGTTCATTCGTTTTACGATTAACTCGCCGGAAGAGTATATTGAAACCTTCTCCGAAGTCGCTCAGATGGAAATGAAGGCTTACGGTATTCCAGCAAGTATCACCTTGGCTCAAGGACTATTGGAAAGTGGACTTGGAAAAGGCGCTTTGGCACTAAAAACAAACAATCATTTTGGGATAAAATGCCACACAGGTTGGGAGGGCGATTATGATTTTCATGATGATGATGAGAAAGGGGAGTGCTTCAGGAAATACAATCACCCCATGTACTCTTATCGTGATCATAGTATTTTTTTAAGAAACCGTTCTCGCTATGCCTTTTTGTTCGATTATAGAAATGATGATTATAAAAAGTGGGCAAAGGGTCTTAGACAGGCCGGATATGCCACGGATAAGCATTATCCACAGAAGCTAATTTCATTAATTGAGCGTTATAAATTGTATGCTTTTGATACTGAAATTGCGAAGCAAGGCTACGGGCAAAGAAAAGAAGCACCGGTTGTTGCTACTCGTACCAAAAGTCAAGTTCATGTAGTTCAGAAGGGAGATACGCTATACTCTATATCTAGGTCATATTCGGTCTCCGTTGATGATTTAAAAAGATGGAACTACATGTATGATAATAATTTGGCCATTGGTCAAGAACTTACCGTTAAGACACAAAATTTCAATAAATAG
- a CDS encoding MepB family protein: MNFSIKNAISQVYEPLKLSLTKFTIEAESQDYDACRFHLGSKIIIFRKAKITPKKVGQFVTFWKRAKTGVICPFEESDYFDFFVIAASKDNFSGQFVFPKKRLLEKGIISTEKKEGKRGFRVYPPWDVTKSKQAITTQKWQEKYFFHIHDTLDENRIRMLYN, encoded by the coding sequence ATGAATTTCTCAATTAAAAATGCTATTTCTCAGGTTTATGAACCCTTAAAGTTATCGCTAACAAAATTTACGATTGAAGCGGAAAGTCAAGATTATGATGCTTGTAGGTTTCATCTTGGGTCAAAAATAATTATCTTTAGGAAAGCGAAAATAACTCCAAAGAAAGTTGGACAATTTGTTACTTTCTGGAAACGCGCTAAAACGGGTGTAATTTGTCCTTTTGAAGAAAGTGATTATTTCGACTTTTTTGTAATAGCTGCCAGTAAGGATAATTTTTCCGGGCAATTCGTTTTTCCCAAAAAACGCTTACTAGAGAAAGGAATAATATCGACTGAAAAAAAAGAGGGCAAAAGAGGTTTTCGCGTATATCCTCCTTGGGATGTGACAAAAAGTAAACAGGCCATTACAACTCAAAAATGGCAGGAAAAGTACTTTTTTCACATCCATGATACACTAGACGAAAATAGAATACGAATGCTTTATAACTAG
- the hemL gene encoding glutamate-1-semialdehyde 2,1-aminomutase, producing the protein MLYQRSSALFAEAQKYIPGGVNSPVRAFKAVGGDPIFVKKAKGAYLYDEDGNKLIDYIASWGPLILGHAHEPVINAVIEKAKQGTSFGMPTEIETQLAQLAVSMVPNIDKIRFVNSGTEACMSAVRLARGYTGKDKIIKFAGCYHGHSDSFLIQAGSGAVTFGSPNSPGVTQGTAKDTLLAKYNDLESVRELVAANKGEIATVIIEPVAGNMGCIIPSDEFIKGLRELCTEEGILLLFDEVMTGFRLGKGGAQEALGIDADIVCFGKVIGGGLPVGAFAARAEIMSHLAPEGPVYQAGTLSGNPLAMAAGLAMLTELNNNPEVFESLAKKTAYLHEGLDAVLKEKEIPYQINRFGSMISVHFTEDEVVDFESSAKGNNDTFKKYFHGMLENGIYLPPSAFESYFLNDALTYDDIDATVAALKKIEF; encoded by the coding sequence ATGTTATATCAAAGAAGTAGCGCCTTGTTTGCAGAGGCACAAAAATATATTCCAGGAGGTGTAAATTCACCCGTTCGTGCATTTAAAGCAGTTGGCGGTGATCCAATTTTCGTAAAGAAAGCTAAAGGCGCTTACCTGTATGATGAAGATGGTAATAAGTTGATAGACTATATTGCCTCTTGGGGCCCACTTATTTTGGGACATGCTCATGAACCCGTAATAAATGCGGTAATCGAGAAAGCAAAGCAAGGTACTTCTTTTGGTATGCCTACCGAAATTGAAACTCAGCTTGCCCAATTGGCTGTTTCAATGGTGCCTAATATTGATAAAATTAGATTCGTAAATAGCGGAACGGAAGCCTGTATGAGTGCAGTTCGTTTGGCACGTGGATATACCGGAAAGGATAAGATTATAAAATTTGCAGGTTGTTATCATGGTCATTCCGATTCGTTTTTGATACAAGCGGGTAGTGGTGCGGTTACTTTTGGTAGTCCAAATAGCCCTGGTGTTACCCAAGGTACGGCAAAAGATACTTTGTTGGCAAAGTACAACGATCTAGAGAGTGTTCGTGAATTGGTTGCAGCCAATAAAGGTGAAATAGCAACGGTAATTATTGAACCGGTTGCGGGTAATATGGGATGTATTATTCCTTCGGATGAGTTTATCAAGGGACTTCGGGAACTTTGTACCGAAGAAGGAATCCTTTTGTTGTTCGATGAGGTGATGACCGGCTTCCGTTTAGGAAAAGGTGGTGCTCAGGAAGCTTTGGGTATTGATGCCGATATTGTGTGCTTTGGAAAGGTTATAGGCGGAGGTCTGCCTGTAGGTGCTTTTGCCGCACGCGCGGAAATTATGTCGCATTTGGCACCTGAAGGCCCAGTATATCAAGCAGGAACCTTAAGTGGAAATCCATTAGCAATGGCTGCAGGATTGGCTATGCTTACTGAATTGAACAATAATCCGGAAGTTTTTGAAAGCTTGGCTAAAAAGACGGCTTACCTCCATGAAGGTTTAGATGCCGTTTTAAAGGAAAAAGAGATTCCGTATCAAATCAACCGATTTGGTAGTATGATATCTGTTCATTTTACAGAAGATGAGGTTGTTGATTTTGAAAGTTCTGCAAAAGGAAATAATGACACTTTTAAAAAGTACTTTCACGGTATGTTGGAGAACGGTATTTACCTGCCACCAAGTGCTTTTGAGAGTTACTTCTTAAATGATGCCTTAACGTATGATGATATTGATGCCACCGTGGCCGCTTTAAAAAAGATAGAATTTTAA